One window from the genome of Candidatus Caccoplasma merdavium encodes:
- the ybeY gene encoding rRNA maturation RNase YbeY — MAISYYAEEVKLPALRKRDTNEWIRTVAALYDKKCGDIAYIFCSDEKILAVNKEYLQHDYYTDIITFDYTEGNRIGGDIFISLDTVQSNAQTFGSTYGEELYRILIHGVLHLCGINDKGPGEREIMTRKENEALALLPEGLKSTIKQLQRK, encoded by the coding sequence ATGGCCATCAGCTATTACGCCGAAGAGGTAAAACTCCCGGCTCTCCGCAAAAGAGACACCAACGAATGGATACGCACCGTCGCAGCCCTCTATGACAAGAAATGCGGCGACATCGCCTACATCTTCTGCTCCGACGAGAAAATTCTCGCCGTCAACAAAGAGTATCTGCAACACGACTATTACACCGACATCATCACCTTCGACTACACCGAAGGCAACCGCATAGGCGGCGACATATTCATCAGCCTCGACACGGTGCAAAGCAATGCGCAAACTTTCGGCTCCACCTACGGAGAAGAACTCTACCGCATTCTCATACACGGCGTGCTGCACCTCTGCGGCATCAACGACAAAGGCCCCGGCGAACGCGAAATCATGACCCGGAAAGAGAACGAGGCGCTGGCCCTCCTTCCCGAAGGATTGAAATCAACCATCAAACAACTGCAACGGAAATAA
- the mnmG gene encoding tRNA uridine-5-carboxymethylaminomethyl(34) synthesis enzyme MnmG, whose amino-acid sequence MKFNYDVIVVGAGHAGCEAAAAAARLGSETLLITMDMNKIAQMSCNPAVGGIAKGQIVREIDALGGQMGIVTDKTALQFRMLNRSKGPAMWSPRAQSDRQKFIQTWREVLENTEHLSMWQDSVKQLIFNKKGAISGVITNMEVTFTAKAVVLTCGTFMNGLMHIGRVQLRGGRISEPAAYGLTEQLVERGFVAGRMKTGTPVRIDGRSVHFDLMTTQEGENDFHKFSYLDNVHRTLTQRNCWITYTNERVHEILREGLPDSPLYNGQIKSIGPRYCPSIETKIVTFPDKAEHQLFLEPEGETSQELYLNGFSSSLPIDVQLRALQAIPAFKDIHIYRPGYAIEYDYFDPTQLTHTLETKAVRNLFFAGQINGTTGYEEAAGQGLVAGINAHLRCHGDNEFVLGRDEAYIGVLIDDLVTKGVDEPYRMFTSRAEYRILLRQDDADMRLTPRSHELGLADSERYRLLVEKKEYRDRLIQFAREYSVKMHQVNPGLEQAGLTPMKQGMKLIDLILRPQLDIETIAQWIPSLKNLLDTIPSRREEIVEAAEICIKYDGYIEREKLIANKIARLENIRIKGKFDYSTIQQISIEARQKLAKIDPETIAQASRIPGISPSDINILLVLLGR is encoded by the coding sequence ATGAAATTCAACTACGACGTCATTGTGGTAGGAGCCGGCCACGCCGGCTGCGAAGCCGCCGCAGCAGCGGCACGGCTGGGGTCGGAAACACTCCTTATCACAATGGACATGAACAAGATAGCCCAAATGAGCTGCAATCCGGCCGTAGGAGGTATTGCCAAAGGTCAGATTGTGCGGGAAATCGACGCCCTCGGCGGGCAGATGGGAATCGTCACCGACAAGACCGCCTTGCAGTTCCGCATGCTCAACCGTTCCAAAGGCCCGGCCATGTGGAGCCCCCGGGCGCAAAGCGACCGGCAGAAATTCATTCAGACCTGGCGCGAGGTACTTGAAAACACCGAGCACCTGTCGATGTGGCAAGACAGCGTTAAACAACTGATATTCAATAAAAAAGGAGCCATTTCGGGAGTCATCACCAACATGGAGGTAACTTTCACGGCCAAAGCCGTCGTCCTCACCTGCGGCACTTTCATGAACGGGCTCATGCACATCGGACGGGTACAACTCCGCGGCGGGAGAATTTCCGAACCGGCCGCATACGGGCTCACCGAGCAACTCGTCGAGCGGGGCTTCGTCGCCGGCCGCATGAAAACAGGAACCCCCGTGCGCATCGACGGCCGAAGCGTGCATTTCGACCTGATGACCACCCAGGAGGGAGAAAACGACTTCCACAAGTTTTCCTACCTCGACAACGTGCACCGCACCCTCACGCAACGCAACTGCTGGATTACCTACACCAACGAACGGGTGCACGAAATCCTGCGAGAAGGGCTGCCCGACTCACCCCTCTACAACGGGCAGATAAAAAGTATCGGGCCCCGCTACTGCCCCAGCATCGAGACCAAAATCGTCACCTTCCCCGACAAGGCCGAGCACCAGCTCTTTCTCGAACCCGAAGGAGAAACCAGCCAGGAACTCTACCTCAACGGCTTCTCGTCGTCACTCCCCATCGACGTACAGTTGCGCGCCCTGCAAGCCATACCGGCTTTCAAGGACATTCACATCTATCGTCCCGGCTACGCCATCGAATATGACTACTTCGACCCGACGCAGCTCACCCACACGCTCGAAACCAAAGCCGTGCGCAACCTCTTTTTCGCCGGTCAAATCAACGGCACGACCGGATATGAAGAGGCCGCCGGACAAGGACTCGTCGCCGGCATCAACGCCCACCTGCGCTGCCACGGGGACAACGAATTTGTGTTGGGACGCGACGAAGCCTACATCGGCGTACTCATCGACGACCTCGTAACCAAAGGCGTCGACGAGCCCTACCGCATGTTCACCTCACGCGCCGAATACCGGATCCTGCTCCGCCAAGACGACGCCGACATGCGGCTCACCCCCCGGAGCCACGAACTGGGATTGGCCGACAGCGAACGCTACCGGTTGCTGGTCGAGAAAAAAGAGTACCGCGACCGGCTGATTCAATTCGCCCGTGAATACTCGGTGAAGATGCACCAGGTAAATCCCGGCCTCGAACAGGCCGGACTTACCCCCATGAAACAAGGCATGAAACTCATCGACCTCATCTTGCGTCCGCAACTCGACATCGAGACCATCGCCCAATGGATTCCTTCCCTCAAAAACCTTCTCGACACCATACCCTCGCGCCGAGAAGAAATCGTTGAAGCCGCCGAAATATGCATCAAATATGACGGCTACATCGAGCGGGAAAAACTCATCGCCAACAAAATCGCCCGACTCGAAAACATTCGCATCAAAGGAAAATTCGATTACAGCACCATACAGCAAATATCTATCGAAGCCCGGCAAAAACTGGCGAAAATAGACCCGGAAACCATTGCGCAAGCCTCCCGCATACCCGGCATTTCGCCCAGTGACATCAACATTCTTTTGGTACTTTTAGGAAGATAA
- a CDS encoding adenine phosphoribosyltransferase produces the protein MDTEFIKSQVRDIVDFPIKGVIFKDLTTVFKRPDALKMVSDELYERYKSAGITKVVGIESRGFILGSIAAYKLNAGFVPMRKPGKLPAITWQERYDNEYGSGTIEVHQDAITEDDVILLHDDVLATGGTMLAAYHLLQRFNPKKIYINFLSEIVKLNGRKAFPEGTEIDALIKL, from the coding sequence ATGGATACAGAATTTATTAAAAGTCAAGTAAGAGACATTGTTGACTTCCCCATAAAAGGAGTCATCTTCAAAGACCTCACAACGGTTTTCAAAAGACCCGACGCGCTGAAAATGGTGAGCGACGAACTCTATGAACGCTACAAAAGTGCCGGCATCACCAAAGTCGTCGGCATCGAATCGCGAGGGTTCATACTGGGCTCCATCGCCGCCTATAAGCTGAACGCCGGTTTTGTGCCCATGCGCAAGCCCGGCAAACTCCCGGCCATCACATGGCAGGAACGTTATGACAACGAGTATGGCAGCGGCACGATAGAGGTACATCAGGACGCCATTACCGAAGACGATGTCATTTTGCTCCACGACGATGTGTTGGCCACCGGTGGTACCATGTTGGCCGCATACCATCTGCTGCAACGCTTCAATCCGAAAAAAATCTACATCAATTTCCTCTCCGAAATTGTCAAGCTGAACGGCCGCAAGGCATTCCCCGAAGGCACAGAAATCGACGCTCTCATCAAACTCTGA
- the uvrC gene encoding excinuclease ABC subunit UvrC, whose protein sequence is MAAQNEHIHHLLSLLPDSPGVYQYFDKEGNIIYVGKAKNLKRRVSSYFNKTHESLRTTMLVRNICDIKYTVVGSEEDALHLENSFIKEYKPRYNVLLKDDKTYPWITVRNEPFPRVFLTRKVIHDGSKYYGPYANVQLARTVIELIRSLYPVRTCSHLLTSENIERHKYKVCLQYHIKNCKGACEGMQSEADYLRDIEQIRQILNGNIQQLTEHLKEEMNTLAEQLKFEEAQQLKEKYLLLEKYKAKSVIVSSTIHNVDVFSYTENDNDAYVNYLHVRNGSIVQSYTIEYRKRLDESKEEILSLAIAELRGRFKSQSREIIVPFLPESEFRETFFTVPQRGDKRKLLEVSEQNVKQYKLDKVKSAEKLNPEQRVTRILSRAQKDFRLHNLPMHIECFDNSNIQGTLPVSSCVVFKKAKPSKKDYRHFNVKTVEGPDDFASMYEAVYRRYKRLSEESQPLPDLVVVDGGKGQLSAACEALRDLQLQIPIIGIAKRLEEIFFPDDPIPLYLDKNSESLRLIQQMRDEAHRFGITHHRNRRSKKQVESALDKIAGIGEKTRDLLLTRYKSVKRIKEVPHEELAQLIGPAKAKLIHEALTQMNTAE, encoded by the coding sequence TTGGCTGCGCAAAACGAACACATACATCACTTGTTGTCGCTCCTCCCCGATTCGCCCGGAGTATACCAATACTTCGACAAAGAAGGGAACATCATCTATGTGGGCAAAGCCAAGAACCTGAAACGACGCGTCAGTTCCTACTTCAACAAAACCCACGAATCGCTGCGCACCACCATGCTGGTGCGCAACATCTGCGACATCAAATACACCGTCGTAGGCAGCGAAGAAGACGCCCTTCACCTCGAAAACAGCTTCATCAAGGAGTACAAGCCGCGCTACAACGTCCTGCTCAAAGACGACAAGACCTATCCCTGGATTACGGTAAGGAACGAGCCCTTCCCGCGGGTTTTCCTCACCCGCAAGGTCATACACGACGGCTCGAAATACTACGGCCCCTACGCCAACGTGCAGCTGGCACGCACCGTCATAGAGCTCATCAGGTCGCTCTATCCCGTGCGCACCTGCTCGCACCTGCTCACGTCCGAAAACATCGAACGCCACAAATACAAGGTGTGCCTGCAATACCACATCAAAAATTGCAAAGGCGCCTGCGAAGGCATGCAAAGCGAAGCCGACTACCTGAGAGACATCGAACAGATAAGGCAGATTCTCAACGGCAACATACAGCAACTGACCGAGCATCTCAAAGAAGAGATGAACACACTGGCCGAGCAACTCAAATTTGAAGAAGCGCAGCAGCTCAAAGAAAAATACCTCCTGCTCGAAAAATACAAAGCCAAATCGGTCATCGTGAGCAGCACCATACACAATGTCGACGTTTTCTCCTACACCGAAAACGACAACGACGCCTACGTCAATTACCTGCATGTGCGCAACGGTTCCATCGTACAAAGCTACACCATCGAATACCGGAAACGGCTCGACGAAAGCAAGGAAGAAATATTGTCGCTGGCCATTGCCGAACTGCGCGGTCGCTTCAAAAGCCAGTCTCGCGAAATCATCGTGCCGTTCCTGCCCGAATCGGAATTCAGGGAGACCTTCTTCACCGTGCCCCAACGGGGCGACAAACGCAAACTGCTCGAAGTCTCGGAACAAAACGTCAAACAATACAAGCTCGACAAGGTAAAAAGCGCCGAGAAGCTCAATCCCGAGCAACGCGTCACCCGCATACTGTCGCGGGCACAAAAAGATTTCAGGCTCCACAACCTGCCCATGCACATCGAGTGCTTCGACAACTCCAACATACAGGGCACCCTGCCGGTATCGTCGTGCGTGGTCTTCAAGAAAGCGAAACCATCGAAAAAAGACTACCGTCACTTCAACGTAAAAACAGTCGAAGGCCCCGATGATTTCGCATCGATGTACGAAGCGGTCTACCGTCGCTACAAACGCCTCTCCGAAGAGAGCCAGCCCCTGCCCGACCTTGTCGTCGTCGACGGCGGAAAAGGGCAGCTCAGCGCCGCCTGCGAAGCCCTGCGCGACCTGCAACTGCAAATCCCCATCATCGGCATCGCCAAACGCCTCGAAGAGATTTTCTTCCCCGACGACCCCATACCCCTCTATCTCGACAAAAACAGCGAGAGCCTGCGCCTCATTCAACAGATGCGCGACGAAGCCCACCGCTTCGGCATCACCCACCACCGCAACCGGCGCAGCAAGAAGCAGGTCGAGTCGGCCCTCGACAAGATAGCCGGCATCGGCGAGAAAACACGCGACCTTCTCCTCACCCGCTACAAGAGCGTGAAACGCATCAAGGAGGTGCCGCACGAGGAACTGGCACAACTCATCGGCCCGGCGAAGGCAAAACTCATACACGAAGCCCTCACGCAAATGAATACCGCCGAATAA
- a CDS encoding D-tyrosyl-tRNA(Tyr) deacylase: MRIVIQRVAHASVTIEGKIKSKIGQGLLILVGIEDADDASDAEWLSKKAANLRIFDDENGVMNRSIKEIGGEMLIISQFTLFASTKKGNRPSYIRASKHEHAIPLYEQFCAFIEEECGKKPGTGEFGADMKVELLNDGPVTIIIDSKQKE; encoded by the coding sequence ATGAGAATTGTCATACAACGGGTCGCCCATGCCTCGGTCACCATCGAAGGGAAAATAAAGTCAAAAATCGGGCAAGGGCTGCTCATACTGGTCGGCATCGAAGACGCCGACGATGCGAGCGATGCCGAGTGGCTGAGCAAGAAGGCCGCCAACCTGCGCATCTTCGACGACGAGAACGGCGTCATGAACCGCTCGATAAAGGAAATCGGCGGGGAGATGCTCATCATCAGCCAATTCACGCTATTCGCATCGACCAAGAAGGGAAACCGTCCCTCCTACATCAGAGCCTCGAAACACGAACATGCCATACCCCTCTACGAGCAATTCTGCGCTTTCATCGAAGAAGAATGCGGCAAGAAACCGGGAACGGGGGAATTCGGCGCCGACATGAAAGTGGAGTTGCTCAACGACGGCCCCGTCACCATCATCATCGACTCAAAACAAAAAGAATAA
- a CDS encoding nucleotide pyrophosphohydrolase, whose product MTLKEAQESVDRWIKEYGVRYFNELTNMAILTEEVGEVARIMARRYGEQSFKESDKQADLADELADVLWVVICLANQTGVDLTEALQRNLDKKTARDKTRHQSNPKLK is encoded by the coding sequence ATGACCCTGAAAGAAGCCCAAGAAAGCGTCGACCGTTGGATAAAAGAGTATGGCGTACGTTACTTCAACGAACTCACCAACATGGCAATCCTCACCGAGGAGGTGGGCGAAGTGGCCCGCATCATGGCCCGCCGCTATGGCGAACAGTCGTTCAAGGAGAGCGACAAACAGGCCGACCTGGCCGACGAACTCGCCGATGTGCTGTGGGTGGTCATCTGCCTGGCCAACCAGACCGGCGTAGACCTCACCGAGGCACTGCAACGCAACCTCGACAAGAAGACCGCCCGCGACAAGACCCGCCACCAATCGAACCCAAAGTTGAAATAA
- the deoC gene encoding deoxyribose-phosphate aldolase, producing MDPYNEMLKGYNTDLHDDEIAQMTDKILYEGLRENCNEEVYRFLFGCIDLTSLNPTDNQNQIAAFTRQVNELDNQNPELNHVAAICVYPNFVECVRMNLEVSDVNIAAVAGGFPSAQTFTEVKIAEAALAVAGGANEIDIVMNVGQFLSGEYEDICDEIAEIKHTCRGEAQLKVILETGALGNSSNVKKAALLAIYSGADFIKTSTGKLTPGATPEAFYVMCTAIKEYYEHTQTRIGIKAAGGISTTADAVKYYTIAKSVLGEEWLDKKYFRIGASRLATNLLESIVSAGKN from the coding sequence ATGGACCCGTACAACGAAATGCTGAAAGGCTACAACACCGACCTGCACGACGATGAAATCGCGCAGATGACCGATAAAATTCTCTACGAAGGACTGCGCGAAAACTGCAACGAGGAGGTATATCGCTTCCTCTTCGGCTGCATCGACCTCACCTCGCTCAATCCCACCGACAACCAAAACCAAATCGCTGCCTTCACCCGTCAGGTCAACGAGCTCGACAACCAGAACCCCGAACTGAACCACGTCGCCGCCATCTGCGTCTATCCCAACTTTGTCGAGTGCGTGCGCATGAACCTCGAAGTTTCCGACGTAAACATCGCCGCCGTCGCCGGAGGATTCCCCTCGGCACAAACCTTTACCGAGGTAAAAATCGCCGAAGCCGCCCTGGCTGTCGCTGGGGGTGCAAACGAAATCGACATCGTCATGAACGTAGGCCAGTTCCTGAGCGGCGAGTATGAAGATATTTGCGATGAAATCGCCGAAATAAAACACACCTGCCGGGGAGAAGCCCAGCTCAAAGTCATTCTCGAAACCGGAGCTCTCGGCAACAGCAGCAACGTAAAAAAAGCCGCCCTGCTGGCCATCTATTCGGGAGCCGACTTCATCAAGACATCGACCGGCAAGCTCACGCCGGGAGCCACCCCCGAAGCCTTCTATGTCATGTGCACCGCCATCAAGGAATATTACGAGCACACCCAGACGCGCATCGGCATCAAGGCCGCCGGCGGAATTTCGACCACGGCCGACGCCGTGAAATACTACACCATCGCCAAAAGCGTTCTCGGAGAGGAGTGGCTCGACAAGAAATACTTCCGCATCGGAGCCAGCCGCTTGGCCACCAACCTGCTCGAATCGATTGTCAGCGCCGGAAAAAACTGA
- a CDS encoding polyprenyl synthetase family protein has product MDLLSKIKQPIEGEMQQLNEVIARVLSSTSPLLSRVVEHYLSMTGKQIRPILVLLTARLMGDVKPESIYGAAAVELLHNASLIHDDVVDESKLRRGKVTINGIWDNRIAVLAGDYFVSSALDAALPTHSLPVIEVLGRLGRTLACGEMDQIEVAQREIVDEQAYFHVISQKTASLFVSCMHIGALTSGMSPEQTEAVKAFGERLGLCFQIKDDIFDYFAPDEVGKPTRSDLSEGKVTLPLIYALTHTSDDESEAMRRLLARHELSDAEIARLTAFAVKNGGVAYAEEVMQRLRSEAADYLRPFAHSVAAESLMAVFDYTISRTK; this is encoded by the coding sequence ATGGATTTATTGTCGAAGATAAAACAGCCGATTGAAGGCGAGATGCAGCAGTTGAACGAAGTCATTGCCCGTGTACTCTCTTCGACGAGTCCGCTCCTGTCGCGGGTCGTGGAGCATTACCTCTCGATGACGGGCAAGCAGATACGTCCCATTCTCGTGCTGCTCACGGCACGTCTCATGGGTGACGTGAAGCCTGAGTCCATTTATGGCGCCGCAGCCGTGGAGTTGCTGCACAATGCCTCTCTCATACACGATGACGTGGTCGATGAGTCGAAACTCCGTCGCGGAAAGGTGACCATCAACGGCATTTGGGACAACCGTATTGCTGTGCTTGCCGGCGACTATTTCGTGTCGAGTGCCCTCGATGCCGCGCTTCCCACCCATTCGCTCCCGGTCATAGAAGTATTGGGGCGCCTGGGGCGCACCTTGGCTTGCGGTGAGATGGACCAGATAGAGGTGGCCCAACGCGAAATTGTCGATGAACAGGCTTATTTCCATGTCATCAGCCAAAAAACGGCTTCGCTCTTTGTCTCCTGCATGCACATCGGGGCTCTTACCTCGGGCATGTCTCCCGAACAGACTGAGGCCGTGAAGGCTTTTGGTGAACGCCTCGGCCTCTGTTTCCAAATTAAGGACGATATTTTCGATTATTTCGCACCCGATGAGGTCGGTAAGCCTACCCGCAGCGACCTCTCAGAGGGGAAGGTTACCCTCCCGCTTATATACGCGCTCACGCATACCTCCGATGACGAGAGCGAAGCGATGCGACGTTTGCTCGCCCGGCATGAGCTCAGCGATGCCGAGATAGCCCGTCTCACCGCCTTTGCCGTGAAGAACGGCGGTGTGGCTTATGCCGAGGAGGTCATGCAGCGCTTGCGCAGCGAGGCGGCAGATTATTTGCGGCCTTTTGCCCATTCGGTGGCCGCCGAGTCGCTGATGGCGGTTTTTGATTACACCATCTCCCGCACGAAGTAA
- the polA gene encoding DNA polymerase I codes for MTDKRLFLLDAYALIYRAYYGLIKNPRINSKGVNTSAIFGFVNTLEEVLRKENPSHIAVGFDPAGPTFRHEAFEQYKAQREETPEVIRQSVPVIKEIIRAYNIPLIEVAGYEADDVIGTLAKEAEKAGFDTYMMTPDKDYGQLVSPHIFIYKPLFGGNFEVRGVEEVTAKYGIERPEQVIDILGLMGDASDNIPGCPGIGEKTAMKLVQEFGSIENLLAGTEKLKGATKTKIESHTEEIKFSKFLATIKTDVPVTFDEEALRRSPVDEEALRKIFEELEFRNLAERILGKNTPTPPAAESTPVQGSLFDLFATEGTSEEKYSTLRDVNSTTHTYQLFNKEEDMVRLAHTLETCQKFAFDTETTGIEPMTAELVGMSFAIDEGEAYYVPVPAEKAAAERIVNIFKKALENPSSQKIGQNIKYDYIMMRRYGVRPAGAFFDTMVAHYLLQPEQRHNMDYLAEIYLGYKTIHIEELIGPKGKGQRSMRDVAPEQVYPYAAEDADITLQLKNRLEGELAREGMEPLFYDIEMPLVRVLAEMEICGVRIDTEALRRSSADLGKRLAAIEQEIYELAGTPFNISSARQVGEILFERLKIDEKARKTKTGQYSTTEEVLEKLRYRHPVVDKILTYRGLRKLLSTYIDALPELINPATGKIHTSFNQTVTATGRLSSSNPNLQNIPIRDDEGREIRRAFIPEEGALFFSADYSQIELRIMAHLSGDPAMTEAFVSGHDIHAATAAKIYKVGIDEVTKEMRRKAKTANFGIIYGISTFGLAERLNIPRSEAKQLIDGYFETFPRVKQYMEQSIEVAREKGYVETLNGRKRMLPDINSHNSVVRGYAERNAINAPIQGSAADIIKIAMVRIFDRFEREGLQAKMILQVHDELNFTVPLSEIDTVSRIVKEEMERAATLRVPLIADTGTGSNWLEAH; via the coding sequence ATGACCGACAAACGCCTCTTCCTGCTCGACGCCTACGCCCTCATCTACCGAGCCTATTACGGACTGATCAAAAATCCGCGCATCAACTCCAAAGGAGTAAACACCTCGGCCATCTTCGGGTTTGTCAACACCCTCGAAGAGGTGCTCCGCAAAGAAAATCCCTCCCACATCGCCGTGGGGTTCGACCCGGCCGGACCCACCTTCCGGCACGAAGCCTTCGAACAGTACAAGGCCCAACGCGAAGAGACGCCCGAGGTAATCCGACAGTCGGTACCCGTCATCAAGGAAATCATTCGCGCCTACAACATTCCGCTCATCGAGGTTGCCGGCTATGAGGCCGACGACGTGATAGGCACGCTCGCCAAAGAGGCCGAGAAAGCCGGCTTCGACACCTACATGATGACCCCCGACAAGGACTACGGCCAACTGGTCTCGCCGCACATCTTCATATACAAGCCGCTCTTCGGGGGCAACTTCGAGGTGCGGGGTGTCGAAGAAGTCACGGCGAAGTACGGCATCGAACGCCCCGAACAGGTCATCGACATCTTGGGACTCATGGGCGACGCCTCGGACAATATTCCCGGCTGCCCGGGCATCGGTGAGAAGACGGCCATGAAGCTGGTGCAGGAATTCGGGAGCATCGAAAACCTCCTCGCCGGCACAGAGAAACTCAAAGGCGCCACCAAGACAAAAATCGAAAGTCACACCGAGGAGATAAAATTCTCGAAATTCCTCGCCACGATAAAAACCGACGTGCCGGTGACGTTCGACGAAGAGGCCCTGCGCCGTTCACCCGTCGACGAAGAAGCCTTGCGCAAGATTTTTGAAGAACTCGAATTCAGGAACCTCGCCGAGCGAATCCTCGGCAAGAACACCCCTACCCCACCGGCGGCCGAAAGCACGCCCGTTCAAGGCTCGCTCTTTGATTTATTTGCGACCGAAGGGACGAGCGAAGAAAAATATTCAACTCTCCGCGACGTAAACAGCACCACACACACCTATCAACTATTTAATAAAGAAGAAGATATGGTTCGATTGGCCCATACACTCGAAACATGTCAGAAATTTGCGTTCGACACCGAGACGACCGGCATCGAACCCATGACGGCAGAATTGGTGGGCATGTCGTTTGCCATCGACGAGGGAGAAGCCTATTATGTGCCTGTCCCGGCCGAAAAAGCCGCAGCCGAGCGAATCGTGAATATATTTAAAAAAGCGTTGGAAAATCCTTCATCGCAAAAAATCGGCCAGAACATCAAGTACGACTACATCATGATGCGGCGATACGGCGTGCGACCCGCCGGAGCGTTTTTCGACACGATGGTGGCCCACTACCTCCTGCAACCCGAGCAGCGACACAACATGGACTACCTTGCCGAGATATACCTCGGCTACAAGACCATTCACATCGAAGAGCTCATCGGCCCCAAGGGGAAAGGGCAACGCTCGATGCGCGACGTCGCTCCCGAACAGGTGTACCCCTACGCCGCCGAAGATGCCGACATCACCCTGCAACTGAAAAACCGCCTCGAAGGCGAGTTGGCCCGTGAAGGCATGGAACCGCTCTTCTACGACATCGAGATGCCGCTGGTGCGGGTATTGGCCGAGATGGAGATATGCGGGGTGCGCATCGACACCGAAGCCCTGCGCCGTTCGTCGGCCGACCTCGGCAAGCGGCTCGCCGCCATCGAGCAGGAAATCTACGAGCTGGCCGGCACGCCCTTCAACATCAGTTCGGCACGGCAGGTGGGCGAGATACTCTTCGAGCGTCTCAAAATCGACGAGAAGGCCCGCAAGACCAAGACCGGACAATACTCCACCACCGAAGAGGTGCTCGAAAAACTGCGCTACCGCCACCCCGTCGTCGACAAGATACTCACCTACCGCGGCCTGCGCAAGCTGCTGAGCACCTACATCGACGCCCTGCCCGAGCTCATCAACCCGGCCACGGGCAAGATACACACTTCGTTCAACCAGACGGTCACCGCCACGGGACGTCTCAGTTCGAGCAACCCCAACCTGCAAAACATTCCCATTCGCGACGACGAAGGGCGCGAGATACGCCGCGCCTTTATCCCCGAAGAGGGAGCCCTCTTCTTCTCGGCCGACTACTCGCAAATCGAGTTGCGCATCATGGCCCACCTCAGCGGCGACCCGGCCATGACCGAAGCCTTCGTCTCGGGCCACGACATTCACGCCGCCACCGCCGCCAAAATCTACAAAGTAGGTATCGACGAGGTAACCAAAGAGATGCGGCGCAAGGCCAAGACGGCCAACTTCGGCATCATCTACGGCATCTCCACCTTCGGGCTGGCCGAGCGGCTCAACATTCCCCGTAGCGAGGCCAAACAACTCATCGACGGCTATTTCGAGACTTTCCCGCGCGTGAAACAATATATGGAGCAAAGTATCGAAGTGGCCCGCGAAAAAGGCTATGTCGAGACCCTCAACGGCCGCAAACGCATGTTGCCCGACATCAACTCCCACAACAGCGTCGTGCGCGGATATGCCGAGCGCAACGCCATCAACGCCCCCATACAGGGCAGCGCCGCCGACATCATAAAGATAGCCATGGTGCGCATCTTCGACCGCTTCGAGCGCGAGGGGTTGCAGGCCAAAATGATTCTGCAAGTGCACGACGAACTCAACTTCACCGTGCCCCTGAGCGAAATCGACACCGTGTCGCGCATCGTCAAGGAGGAGATGGAACGGGCCGCCACCCTGCGCGTGCCGCTCATCGCCGACACCGGCACCGGCAGCAACTGGCTCGAAGCACATTGA